One window of Paludibacter propionicigenes WB4 genomic DNA carries:
- the gltB gene encoding glutamate synthase large subunit: MTSSNPFLSDEYEQQSLYSPQNEHDACGVGLVLNIHGEKSHDIVANGLQVLENMVHRGAESADNKTGDGAGILLQIPHEFILLQGIPVPAKGKYGTGLVFLPKDAKKQELCINVIKEHIEKEGLSLLAIRDVPVNSHILGEISASNEPATKQIFVTGCNSQQELELKLYVLRKKIENAMYKTAIAKDRSFYIVSLSTKQMIYKGMLTSEQLREYYPDLSDKNFTSAIALVHSRFSTNTFPTWDLAQPFRMLGHNGEINTIRGNRQWMESRESVLKSDQLGNLQELYPICQPGMSDSATLDNALEFLVMSGKSLPHAMAMLVPESWNKKNPISDNLRAFYEYHSTFMEPWDGPACLLFSDGRYAGGMLDRNGLRPARYLVTHDDIMVIASETGTLEFDPANIKAKGRLKPGKMVMVDTELGQIFYDNELKEGLAKAFPYRDWLNQNCVNIDDISSGRSVKSELNNYKTILNAFGYSKEDIERLILPMANDGYEPTSSMGNDVALSVFSDKQQRLFNYFRQQFAQVTNPPIDPIREELVMSLTGYIGSVHQNLLEPAHDICKMVKLKSPVLTNSQFDILMNLNYKGFYTISLPMLFDPKGGAAGLEKAIQELCLSVEKAVDDGKNYIVLSDRGVDATHAPIPSLLAVSAVHLYLVQKRKRMQIDIVVESAEPREVMHFALLFGFGANAINPYMVFAIINDSIKAGEIQMDMDTAKKHYIKAVNKGLLKVLSKMGNSTLRSYRGAHIFEAIGISSKLLDKYFTGITSAIQGIDIEDVAAEVIKPHYDAFFPAEGVDTTHLKNLGNYAYRRDGEQHAWNPETIARLQIASKTNDYKKYREYVEAVDGKPTPIFIRDLMDYKRNPISIDEVEPIESITKRFVTGAMSYGSISREAHEAMAMAMNILGGRSNTGEGGEDPERYKKREDGLSTRSAIKQVASGRFGVTAEYLVNADEIQIKIAQGAKPGEGGQLPGHKVDKIIAKTRHSIPGISLISPPPHHDIYSIEDLAQLIYDLKNINPTAIISVKLVSETGVGTIAAGVAKAKADLILISGAEGGTGASPSSSIKHAGLPVEIGLAETQQTLVLNNLRGQIRLQTDGQLKTGRDIILTALMGAEEYGFATSALLILGCVMMRKCHLNTCPVGVATQDEVLRKHFTGKHEYLVNFFRFIAQDVREHLAQMGFRSMDEIIGRADLLVRKKIEGATPKIEKVDLKKIMFYPTNNSNAIRQVKTQDHKLDNVLDRELIKKSLPALDLCMPVQIKSKIKNTDRTVGAMLSGEIAKRYGQAGLPEDTIKAYFTGSAGQSFGAFLSKGTYFELNGEANDYVGKGLSGGKIVVKAPKESTFSPEENIIAGNTILYGATSGEVYINGVVGERFCVRNSGAIAVVEGAGDHCCEYMTGGRTVVLGQTGRNFAAGMSGGVAYVLDEVGNFDFFCNMEMVELSLIEDSMDSKEVQGLISNHYKYTNSKRAKQILDNWSFYVDKFKKIVPIEYKKVLQEEKMEAINKKIAQVERDY; this comes from the coding sequence ATGACTAGTTCAAATCCATTTCTATCCGACGAATATGAGCAGCAATCGCTCTATTCACCCCAGAATGAGCACGATGCTTGTGGTGTTGGCTTGGTATTAAATATTCACGGCGAAAAATCGCATGACATTGTTGCCAATGGACTACAGGTTCTGGAAAACATGGTTCACCGTGGAGCTGAAAGTGCCGACAACAAGACAGGTGATGGTGCAGGTATTCTGTTGCAAATTCCACACGAGTTTATATTATTACAAGGTATCCCTGTTCCAGCCAAAGGTAAGTACGGAACCGGGCTTGTTTTTCTTCCAAAGGATGCAAAAAAACAAGAACTTTGTATCAACGTGATTAAAGAACACATTGAAAAAGAAGGTTTATCACTGTTAGCTATCCGTGATGTACCTGTAAATAGTCATATACTCGGCGAAATATCTGCCTCAAACGAACCGGCTACTAAACAGATATTTGTAACAGGCTGCAATTCTCAACAAGAACTGGAATTAAAACTTTACGTACTTCGCAAGAAAATAGAAAATGCGATGTACAAAACGGCGATTGCTAAAGATCGCAGTTTCTACATTGTTAGTCTTTCTACTAAACAAATGATTTACAAGGGTATGTTGACGTCTGAACAACTACGTGAATACTACCCTGATTTATCCGATAAAAATTTCACAAGTGCTATTGCTCTTGTTCACTCTCGTTTCAGTACCAATACATTCCCAACCTGGGATTTGGCTCAGCCATTCCGTATGTTGGGACACAACGGAGAAATTAATACCATCCGTGGTAATCGCCAATGGATGGAATCTCGTGAAAGTGTTCTTAAATCCGATCAACTTGGAAATCTTCAGGAATTATATCCTATTTGCCAACCTGGCATGAGCGATAGTGCAACGCTTGATAATGCACTCGAATTCCTTGTTATGTCAGGTAAAAGCTTACCACACGCTATGGCTATGCTTGTGCCTGAAAGCTGGAACAAAAAAAATCCGATTTCCGATAACCTGAGAGCGTTTTACGAATACCACAGTACCTTTATGGAACCATGGGATGGTCCTGCATGTTTACTGTTCAGTGATGGACGCTATGCCGGAGGTATGTTGGATCGTAACGGATTGCGCCCTGCCCGCTACCTTGTAACGCACGATGATATAATGGTAATCGCATCCGAAACCGGAACTTTAGAATTTGATCCTGCCAATATAAAAGCAAAAGGTCGTCTGAAACCAGGTAAAATGGTTATGGTTGATACTGAGCTGGGACAAATTTTCTATGATAACGAATTAAAAGAAGGTTTAGCAAAAGCATTCCCATACAGAGACTGGTTGAACCAAAATTGTGTAAATATTGATGATATTTCGTCCGGTCGTAGTGTAAAAAGCGAACTGAACAACTATAAAACAATACTCAACGCGTTCGGTTATTCGAAAGAAGATATCGAAAGATTGATTCTTCCTATGGCCAATGATGGTTATGAACCAACTTCGTCGATGGGTAACGATGTTGCCTTGTCAGTTTTTTCTGACAAACAACAACGCTTGTTCAACTATTTCCGTCAACAGTTTGCTCAGGTAACCAATCCGCCAATTGACCCGATTCGTGAAGAATTGGTTATGTCATTGACCGGATATATTGGTTCTGTTCACCAGAATCTGTTGGAACCTGCGCACGATATCTGTAAAATGGTAAAACTGAAGAGCCCTGTATTGACCAACTCTCAGTTCGACATATTGATGAATCTGAACTATAAAGGATTCTACACCATTTCATTGCCTATGCTTTTCGACCCTAAGGGCGGAGCTGCAGGTCTTGAGAAAGCCATTCAGGAGCTTTGTCTTTCTGTAGAAAAAGCGGTAGATGATGGTAAAAACTACATTGTATTGAGCGACCGTGGTGTAGACGCCACTCATGCTCCAATACCATCGTTGCTCGCCGTTTCTGCTGTTCACCTATATCTGGTACAGAAACGTAAACGTATGCAGATAGACATTGTGGTAGAATCAGCCGAACCACGTGAAGTAATGCACTTTGCATTATTATTTGGATTCGGTGCTAATGCTATCAATCCGTATATGGTTTTTGCCATAATTAATGACAGCATTAAAGCAGGCGAAATTCAGATGGATATGGATACAGCCAAGAAACATTATATCAAAGCTGTAAATAAAGGTTTGCTCAAAGTATTATCAAAAATGGGTAACTCTACACTGCGTAGCTATCGTGGAGCGCATATTTTCGAAGCTATTGGAATCTCATCCAAACTGCTCGACAAGTACTTTACCGGCATTACCTCTGCCATTCAGGGTATTGATATTGAAGATGTGGCTGCTGAGGTTATTAAACCTCACTATGATGCTTTCTTCCCTGCCGAAGGAGTTGATACCACTCACTTGAAAAATCTTGGTAATTATGCTTACCGTCGTGATGGAGAACAACACGCCTGGAATCCTGAAACGATAGCACGCTTACAAATAGCATCTAAAACAAACGATTATAAAAAGTACCGCGAATACGTAGAAGCTGTTGACGGCAAACCAACGCCAATATTTATCCGCGACTTGATGGACTACAAACGTAATCCTATCAGCATTGATGAAGTAGAACCTATTGAAAGCATCACCAAACGTTTCGTTACAGGTGCTATGTCGTACGGTTCAATCAGCCGCGAAGCTCACGAGGCGATGGCTATGGCCATGAACATTTTGGGTGGACGCAGTAATACCGGTGAAGGTGGAGAAGATCCTGAACGTTACAAAAAGCGTGAAGACGGTTTGAGTACCCGTAGTGCTATTAAGCAGGTTGCTTCAGGACGTTTTGGTGTAACTGCCGAATATCTTGTAAATGCAGATGAAATACAGATAAAAATTGCTCAGGGAGCTAAACCGGGTGAAGGCGGACAGCTACCGGGTCATAAAGTAGATAAAATCATTGCAAAAACCCGTCACTCTATTCCGGGCATTTCATTGATTTCACCTCCACCCCACCACGATATTTACTCTATTGAGGATTTGGCTCAGCTGATCTACGATTTGAAAAATATCAACCCTACAGCCATCATAAGTGTAAAACTTGTATCGGAAACAGGAGTTGGAACCATTGCTGCCGGTGTGGCAAAAGCAAAGGCCGACTTAATTCTTATCAGTGGTGCTGAAGGTGGTACTGGTGCAAGTCCTTCAAGTTCTATCAAACATGCCGGACTTCCGGTAGAAATTGGTTTGGCGGAAACACAACAAACACTTGTATTAAACAACCTGCGCGGACAAATACGCTTACAAACCGACGGACAGCTCAAAACAGGTCGCGATATTATTCTTACTGCGCTTATGGGTGCCGAAGAATACGGATTTGCTACCAGTGCATTGTTGATTCTGGGTTGTGTAATGATGCGTAAATGTCACTTAAATACTTGTCCGGTAGGTGTTGCTACGCAGGATGAAGTGCTACGTAAACATTTTACCGGTAAACATGAATATCTTGTAAACTTCTTCCGTTTTATCGCTCAGGATGTTCGTGAACATTTGGCGCAAATGGGATTCCGCAGCATGGACGAAATAATTGGACGTGCAGACTTGCTGGTTCGCAAGAAAATTGAAGGAGCCACTCCTAAGATTGAAAAAGTAGATTTGAAAAAAATCATGTTCTACCCTACGAATAACAGCAATGCCATTCGTCAGGTAAAAACACAGGATCACAAACTGGATAATGTGTTGGATCGTGAGTTAATCAAAAAATCACTTCCTGCACTGGATCTCTGCATGCCTGTTCAGATCAAATCGAAAATTAAAAATACCGACCGTACTGTGGGTGCAATGCTTTCGGGCGAAATAGCCAAACGTTACGGACAAGCAGGACTACCTGAAGATACCATTAAAGCTTACTTTACAGGATCGGCCGGTCAGAGTTTCGGAGCATTCCTCAGCAAAGGAACTTACTTCGAATTGAACGGTGAAGCCAATGACTATGTAGGTAAAGGACTTTCGGGTGGTAAAATTGTGGTGAAAGCACCTAAAGAAAGTACTTTCAGCCCAGAAGAAAACATCATTGCCGGTAATACCATTCTGTATGGAGCTACATCAGGCGAAGTGTATATCAACGGTGTGGTTGGCGAGCGTTTCTGCGTTCGTAACTCCGGAGCTATAGCTGTAGTTGAAGGAGCAGGTGATCACTGCTGCGAATATATGACAGGTGGACGTACCGTGGTGCTCGGACAAACAGGACGTAACTTTGCTGCCGGTATGAGTGGTGGTGTTGCTTACGTACTCGACGAAGTTGGTAATTTCGACTTTTTCTGTAACATGGAAATGGTTGAACTATCGCTTATAGAAGATAGCATGGACAGTAAAGAAGTGCAGGGATTAATCTCTAACCACTACAAATACACCAACAGTAAACGTGCTAAACAAATTCTGGACAACTGGAGCTTCTATGTTGATAAATTCAAAAAAATTGTTCCGATAGAATACAAGAAAGTATTGCAGGAAGAAAAAATGGAAGCTATCAACAAAAAGATTGCTCAGGTAGAACGCGATTATTAA
- a CDS encoding glutamate synthase subunit beta has product MGNPKAFINIPRKNAGYRPINERIYDFGEVEQTLNREDRKLQASRCMDCGIPFCHWACPLGNKMPEWQDLIYKGHWKEGIEILHETNNFPDFTGRICPAPCEKSCVLALHDAPVTIRENEAAVTEVAFIEGMIKACPPKTRSGKKVAVIGSGPAGLAAAQQLNRKGHLVTIFEKDNGLGGLMRYGIPNFKLNKNIIDRRLEQLSEEGIIFKPNTEVGKDISGSEIMKNFDAVCIAIGAGHPRDITPEGRDLKGIHFAMEFLSQQNQVIMGENVDESTLISAKDKHVLVIGGGDTGSDCVGTSIRQGAVKVTQIEIMPMPPADKNPDTPWPFYPNILKTSSSHQEGCERKWSLNTNKFVGKNGQLTEVLVEEVEWTKDETGRWNMKLTGKTDVIKADLVFLALGFIHPVHEGLLTELGVEFDGRGNVAIDKTSQSNVKKVFATGDAAMGASLVVRAIASGRKVAEDIHSSL; this is encoded by the coding sequence ATGGGAAATCCTAAAGCATTTATAAATATACCCCGCAAAAACGCCGGTTACCGTCCAATAAATGAACGGATATACGATTTCGGGGAAGTAGAACAGACATTGAACCGCGAAGACAGAAAACTTCAGGCTTCGCGTTGTATGGATTGTGGTATTCCTTTTTGTCACTGGGCATGTCCTCTTGGCAATAAAATGCCTGAATGGCAAGATTTGATTTACAAAGGACACTGGAAAGAAGGTATCGAAATACTTCACGAAACAAATAACTTTCCTGATTTTACAGGACGTATTTGCCCTGCTCCTTGTGAAAAATCATGCGTCCTGGCGTTGCACGACGCACCGGTGACTATCCGCGAAAACGAAGCAGCGGTTACCGAAGTGGCATTTATCGAAGGAATGATTAAAGCATGTCCTCCTAAAACACGCAGTGGTAAAAAAGTAGCCGTGATAGGTTCGGGACCTGCAGGTCTGGCAGCAGCACAACAGCTAAACCGTAAAGGCCATCTTGTTACTATCTTCGAAAAAGATAACGGACTCGGTGGCTTGATGCGTTACGGTATTCCAAACTTTAAGCTGAACAAAAACATCATCGATCGTCGTTTGGAGCAATTGTCCGAAGAAGGTATTATCTTCAAACCGAATACCGAAGTAGGAAAAGACATTTCAGGAAGCGAAATCATGAAAAACTTTGACGCGGTTTGTATCGCTATCGGCGCAGGTCATCCACGCGATATTACGCCCGAAGGACGTGATTTGAAAGGAATTCATTTCGCTATGGAGTTTCTGAGCCAGCAAAACCAGGTGATCATGGGCGAAAATGTTGATGAAAGTACTTTAATCTCGGCAAAGGACAAACACGTTCTGGTAATCGGTGGTGGTGATACCGGCTCCGATTGTGTAGGAACATCGATACGTCAGGGAGCTGTGAAGGTAACGCAGATAGAGATTATGCCTATGCCTCCGGCAGATAAAAACCCGGATACTCCATGGCCATTTTATCCAAACATTCTGAAAACTTCGAGCTCGCATCAGGAAGGCTGCGAACGCAAATGGAGTCTGAACACCAACAAATTTGTCGGCAAAAACGGACAACTGACCGAAGTACTGGTAGAAGAAGTAGAATGGACTAAAGATGAAACCGGACGCTGGAATATGAAACTGACCGGCAAAACCGATGTTATCAAAGCTGATTTGGTATTCCTTGCTCTTGGTTTTATTCACCCTGTTCATGAAGGATTGCTGACTGAACTTGGCGTAGAATTTGACGGACGCGGCAACGTGGCCATAGACAAAACAAGCCAGAGCAATGTGAAGAAGGTTTTTGCAACAGGTGACGCGGCTATGGGTGCCAGTTTGGTGGTTCGTGCTATAGCTTCGGGACGTAAAGTGGCTGAAGACATACACAGTTCATTGTAA
- the asnB gene encoding asparagine synthase B, producing MCGIVCAFDIKQQAQALRPQVLRMSKRIRHRGPDWSGVYSDDKAILAHERLSIVDPESGKQPLFSKDGKLVLAVNGEIYNHQEIRKQFEGKYEFLTKSDCEVILALYREKGPTFMEDLNGIFAFALYDIEKDIFMVGRDHIGIIPLYQGWDAEGTYYVASELKALEGYCSKIEEFLPGQYYYSPDGKPTQWYTRDWMNFDAVKDNETSIEQLHDALEAAVERQLMADVPYGVLLSGGLDSSIISAVAMKIAAKQSASTGAAWGNQLHSFAVGLQGSPDLAAARKVAEFIGTKHHEIHFTVQEGLDAIRDVIYHIETYDVTTIRASTPMYLLARVIKSMGVKMVLSGEGADEIFGGYLYFHKAPSAEEFHKETVRKIDKLHLYDCLRANKSLASWGVEGRVPFLDKEFMDIAMRLNPKDKMCGKEKMEKWILRKAFESYLPESVAWRQKEQFSDGVGYNWIDTLRAMTTELVTDEQMTKVNETYPINPPMNKEEYYYRTIFTDFFPSDAASKCVPSVPSVACSTPIALEWDEAFKNLNDPSGRSVKTVHEDGYK from the coding sequence ATGTGTGGAATTGTATGTGCATTTGATATAAAACAGCAGGCTCAGGCTCTGCGACCACAAGTTTTGAGAATGTCGAAACGTATACGGCATCGTGGGCCGGACTGGTCGGGAGTTTATTCCGATGATAAAGCTATTTTAGCACACGAACGACTTTCAATTGTAGATCCGGAATCAGGAAAACAACCGCTATTCAGTAAAGATGGTAAGTTGGTACTGGCTGTAAACGGTGAAATATACAATCATCAGGAAATACGCAAACAATTTGAAGGCAAATATGAATTTCTGACCAAATCCGACTGTGAAGTGATTTTGGCATTGTACCGCGAAAAAGGTCCCACCTTTATGGAAGACCTGAACGGTATTTTCGCTTTCGCGCTTTACGATATTGAAAAAGATATCTTCATGGTAGGACGCGATCACATCGGTATCATTCCGTTGTATCAGGGTTGGGATGCCGAAGGAACGTACTACGTAGCTTCGGAGCTAAAAGCACTAGAAGGCTATTGCTCTAAAATAGAAGAATTCCTTCCCGGTCAATACTATTACAGTCCGGATGGAAAACCGACACAATGGTACACCCGCGACTGGATGAACTTTGATGCGGTAAAAGATAACGAAACAAGTATAGAACAACTGCACGATGCATTGGAAGCTGCTGTAGAACGCCAGTTGATGGCCGACGTACCTTACGGTGTGTTGCTTTCGGGAGGATTGGATTCGTCCATCATTTCGGCTGTAGCCATGAAAATTGCCGCTAAACAATCGGCAAGTACCGGCGCTGCATGGGGAAATCAACTACACTCTTTTGCTGTAGGATTGCAGGGATCGCCTGACCTGGCTGCTGCCCGCAAAGTAGCTGAATTTATCGGAACAAAACACCACGAAATTCATTTCACCGTACAAGAAGGACTCGACGCTATCCGCGACGTAATATACCATATCGAAACATACGATGTAACAACCATCCGCGCAAGTACCCCTATGTACCTGTTGGCTCGCGTTATCAAATCGATGGGCGTAAAAATGGTACTTTCGGGCGAAGGTGCTGATGAGATATTCGGCGGTTACCTGTATTTCCACAAGGCACCAAGTGCTGAAGAATTCCACAAAGAAACTGTACGCAAAATAGACAAACTTCACCTGTACGACTGCTTACGCGCCAACAAATCATTGGCATCGTGGGGTGTTGAGGGTCGTGTGCCGTTTCTGGACAAAGAATTTATGGATATTGCCATGCGCCTGAATCCAAAAGACAAGATGTGCGGCAAAGAAAAAATGGAGAAATGGATTTTGCGCAAAGCATTTGAAAGCTATCTGCCCGAAAGTGTTGCATGGCGTCAGAAAGAACAATTCTCGGATGGTGTGGGTTACAACTGGATTGACACGCTGCGTGCCATGACTACCGAACTGGTTACCGACGAGCAAATGACTAAGGTAAACGAAACCTACCCTATCAATCCGCCAATGAATAAGGAAGAATACTACTATCGTACTATCTTCACCGATTTCTTCCCATCGGATGCAGCGTCGAAATGTGTGCCTTCGGTACCTTCGGTAGCTTGCTCTACTCCTATCGCGCTCGAATGGGATGAAGCGTTCAAAAACCTGAATGATCCTTCGGGACGTTCGGTAAAAACGGTTCACGAAGACGGATATAAATAA
- a CDS encoding YecA family protein: MKKEIVFGSGYINNNNEEMKNREEILIELNRLSSSRDFLEILLILSNTHLNCTANKLATRDVKSILNENEIVFLFGLWAKNKNKNTEGFVDKQEISKRVHELMNEYHQTYIPDISIFNTTKTFNEIARNNPDMIKESIFYSGTGAYDYQLITFLDDKYNLDKEWLKQNKGFIIKEAQKLFIYIKSTFIYKLNSKKFNDNVIELYTIRKDNYIFKKNPSFIFLLNLLSFKMDESLNEEFNDIGDLNHFKFRPVINTDSKFIIPLPNLLSESIYDGPFYWMNDDEKYLSTAAKNRGKSAENIVKSILERKIPNENIFLEVNVNVTKNETLTDLDVCVINGNKMLIFQVKSKRLTQLSKKGDIEGFHKDFKLAIQDANDQATKPIELIISNSCKLKSMLSGENIDCEKIDEIHTACIVLDSYPAITTHTRMFFFDEEKTPVTMSIFDLELLIEYIKDFDMLFDYIKKREEFSKYFIAETELSFFSKYIKSGLIKSSNADIEILDNDFAQRFDYDYYVPLTLKFQKEFSTYIKDIGRNDFCFCGSGKKYKKCCSEKC; this comes from the coding sequence TTGAAAAAAGAAATAGTATTTGGAAGTGGTTATATAAACAATAACAATGAAGAAATGAAAAATAGAGAAGAAATATTGATTGAATTAAATAGACTTTCATCATCTCGAGATTTTTTAGAAATCCTTTTAATATTAAGCAATACACATTTGAATTGTACTGCTAATAAATTGGCAACAAGAGATGTAAAAAGTATCCTAAATGAGAATGAAATAGTATTTCTTTTTGGTTTGTGGGCAAAGAATAAAAATAAAAATACAGAGGGGTTTGTTGACAAGCAAGAGATATCGAAAAGAGTTCATGAATTAATGAACGAATATCATCAGACTTACATACCTGATATTAGTATCTTTAATACGACTAAGACTTTTAATGAAATAGCTAGAAACAATCCTGACATGATAAAAGAAAGTATATTTTACTCTGGCACAGGAGCCTATGATTATCAATTGATTACTTTTTTGGATGACAAATATAACTTAGATAAAGAATGGTTGAAACAGAATAAAGGGTTTATAATAAAAGAAGCTCAAAAACTATTTATATACATAAAATCGACGTTTATATACAAACTAAATTCTAAAAAATTCAACGATAATGTAATTGAATTATATACAATAAGAAAAGACAATTACATTTTTAAAAAGAATCCTTCGTTTATTTTTTTATTAAACCTGCTTTCATTTAAGATGGATGAAAGTTTAAATGAAGAATTTAACGATATTGGAGATTTAAATCATTTTAAATTCCGTCCTGTAATTAATACTGATTCAAAATTTATAATTCCATTACCTAACTTATTATCAGAATCTATTTATGATGGCCCATTTTATTGGATGAATGATGATGAAAAATATCTAAGTACAGCAGCTAAAAATAGAGGAAAATCTGCTGAAAATATCGTAAAATCTATACTTGAAAGAAAGATCCCAAATGAAAATATATTTCTTGAGGTAAATGTAAATGTGACAAAAAACGAAACACTTACTGATTTGGATGTTTGTGTTATAAATGGAAATAAAATGTTGATTTTCCAAGTGAAATCTAAAAGGTTGACTCAGTTGTCCAAAAAAGGTGACATTGAAGGATTTCATAAAGATTTCAAACTAGCTATTCAAGATGCAAATGATCAAGCAACAAAACCAATAGAATTAATAATTTCAAATTCATGTAAACTAAAATCAATGTTATCTGGAGAAAATATTGATTGTGAAAAAATAGACGAAATACATACGGCTTGTATTGTCTTAGATAGTTATCCTGCAATCACAACACATACTAGAATGTTTTTTTTCGATGAGGAAAAAACTCCAGTAACAATGAGTATTTTTGATCTAGAACTTCTAATCGAGTACATCAAGGATTTTGATATGCTCTTCGATTATATAAAAAAGAGAGAAGAGTTTTCCAAATACTTTATTGCAGAAACTGAATTATCTTTTTTTTCGAAATACATTAAATCTGGTTTGATTAAATCATCAAACGCAGATATAGAAATATTGGATAATGATTTTGCCCAAAGATTTGATTATGATTATTATGTACCACTTACTCTAAAATTTCAGAAAGAATTTTCAACTTATATAAAAGATATTGGAAGAAATGACTTTTGTTTTTGTGGAAGTGGAAAGAAATATAAAAAATGTTGTTCTGAAAAATGTTAG
- a CDS encoding AAA family ATPase has product MKIAITGAHRVGKTTLAEKLQEHLVDYEFRMEPYHELTELGYEFSEQPTVSDFLEQLDYSITQISTSDRNVIYDRCPIDFLAYIQAIDGSGNIQSIFNKVESIISELDLLVFVPIEEPDLIPGDTSDFQELREDVNEIMADWIGDFGVDVIEVRGTLSNRLEQILSKVTRQTK; this is encoded by the coding sequence ATGAAAATAGCAATAACAGGAGCACACAGGGTTGGAAAAACAACTCTGGCAGAAAAACTTCAGGAACATCTGGTTGATTACGAATTCAGAATGGAACCTTATCACGAGTTGACGGAATTAGGATATGAATTTTCAGAGCAACCTACTGTATCTGACTTTTTAGAACAACTGGATTATTCAATAACCCAAATTTCGACGAGTGATCGGAATGTGATTTATGACAGATGCCCGATTGATTTTTTAGCGTACATTCAGGCAATTGATGGATCGGGCAATATACAGTCCATCTTCAACAAAGTAGAGAGCATAATATCGGAATTGGACTTGCTTGTATTTGTACCGATAGAAGAACCTGATTTAATACCGGGTGATACATCAGATTTTCAAGAACTCAGAGAGGATGTAAATGAAATAATGGCGGATTGGATTGGGGATTTTGGAGTTGATGTAATCGAAGTCAGAGGTACTTTATCGAATCGACTAGAACAAATACTCAGTAAAGTTACTCGACAAACAAAATAA